In a genomic window of Penaeus chinensis breed Huanghai No. 1 chromosome 30, ASM1920278v2, whole genome shotgun sequence:
- the LOC125041521 gene encoding putative defense protein 1, whose protein sequence is MLLLVPVLMAAVGVASGFSSGSVGWACDSMAPGHLLTSAEESPSPFEVYAEEYEAGYYLVTAFGRSDQFKGLIMQAHSPRREKVGVFRQVDNGQTLDCDFEGDAVAHNNANLKSQIRALWHPNGYSGPVRFRATMLKSYGTYWTDILSNTLVV, encoded by the exons ATGTTGCTGCTCGTACCCGTGCTGATGGCGGCGGTGGGCGTGGCCTCGGGTTTCAGCAGCGGGAGCGTGGGGTGGGCGTGCGACTCGATGGCCCCGGGGCATCTGCTCACGTCCGCCGAAGAATCGCCTTCGCCCTTCGAGGTCTACGCGGAGGAATACGAGGCCGGATACTACCTAG TGACGGCATTTGGCAGGAGTGACCAGTTCAAAGGCCTCATAATGCAAGCCCATTCTCCGAGGCGAGAGAAAGTCGGCGTTTTCAGACAGGTCGACAACGGACAGACACTGGACTGCGATTTCGAAGGG GACGCCGTAGCACACAACAACGCGAATTTAAAGAGCCAAATCAGAGCGCTGTGGCATCCGAATGGCTACTCGGGCCCGGTGAGGTTCAG AGCCACCATGTTAAAGAGCTACGGAACCTACTGGACAGACATTCTCTCTAATACCTTGGTGGTTTAA